The nucleotide window ATCAGGACATCCAGATGGCCGAACACTTCGACGACGCACGGTGAGCGCGTGCTGCCGGCAGAACAGCTATGAGGTTCCCGCACATACCTGATAAGTCCGATGGAGCTACCCCAGTACGATTTCTGGCTGTGCGACCTCGACGGCACGCTCGTCGACGTCGAATGGACGTACGTCCGTCGGCTGTTCGACCGCGTGGGTGAGCGCCTCGGCTACACTTTCGACGACCGCGAGGCGCACACGCTCTGGAACGGCCTCGGCGGGTTCCGCGACGAACAGCTCCGTGAGTGGGGTCTCGACGCCGAGCGGTTCTGGTCGACGCTCCACGCGATCGAAGACCCGAGCGCCCGCGCGGCGGCGACCTTCGTCTACGACGACGCCGCCGCATTCCTCGCGTCACTCGACGTCCCGGTCGGCATCGTCACTCACTGCCAGCGCTATCTCACCGAGCCGGTTCTCTCCGAACTCGATCTGCACGGCCGATTCGAGACGGTCGTCTGCTGTACGAGCGATCTCGGCTGGAAACCCGATCCCGAACCCGTCCGTCTGGCGATCGAGGAGATGGGCGTCGCCGGTGACGAGGGCGTGCTCGTCGGCGACGGGCCCCACGACGTCGGCGCGGCGTGGAACGCCGGTCTCGACGGCATCCATCTCGAACGCCACGGCCACGAGCGTCGCGGGCGCTGTGTCCGTGGTGATCACCGTATCTCACGGTTCCCGGTCTGATCCGGATCGATCGGGAGTTTTAGGCGACTCGCTCGCCCGGTGTCGGTATGGTCCACAGCGATTGGGACGACTGGCTCGTTCGCGAGATCGACACCGCCGACCCCGACGGCGTCGCGATCTGGTATCTCGGCTGCAACGGTTTCGCGCTCACGGACGGCGCGACGACGCTGTTCATCGACCCGTATCTCGGTACGGGCGATCCGCCGCGGACCGTGCGCATGATCCCTGTTCCGTTCGCGCCGAGCGACGTCAGGGCGGCCGACGCAATCCTCGCCACGCACGAACACACCGATCACGTCCACGGCCCCTCGCAGGCCCCGATTCTCGAAGCCACCGATGCCACGTTCTACGGCCCCGCCGACAGCATCGCGGTCGCGCGCGAGGAGGAAGCCTGGACCGACGAGTGGGACGTTGCAGCCGACCAGCTCGCCGAACTGGCGGTCGAGGACACGGTCGAACTCGGCGAATTCACCGTCACGGTCGAGACGGCACACGATCCCGACGCCACCCAGCCGGTGAGCTACGTCGTCGATCACCCGGCGGGGACCTTCTTCCACGGCGGCGACACGAAACCCGACGCGAGCCTCGAAGCCGTCGGCGAGCGCCACGATATCGACCTCGGCGCGCTCGCGTTCGGTTCGACCGGGCTGCTTCCCGACAAGCACACGGGTGAGTTGGCCGAGAAACGCTGGTACTGCGACGAAAACGAGATCGTCGAGGCCGCCGGACAGCTCCGGATCGATCGACTCGTCCCGACGCACTGGGACATGTGGAAGGGGCTGACGGCCGATCCGACGGCGCTGTCTCACCACGCTCGGAGCTACGACGACCCCGCGGATCTCGAAATCGTCGAGATCGGCGATCGTATCGAACTCTGAGGACCGGTGATACGGCGCTGAA belongs to Halococcus qingdaonensis and includes:
- a CDS encoding HAD family hydrolase encodes the protein MELPQYDFWLCDLDGTLVDVEWTYVRRLFDRVGERLGYTFDDREAHTLWNGLGGFRDEQLREWGLDAERFWSTLHAIEDPSARAAATFVYDDAAAFLASLDVPVGIVTHCQRYLTEPVLSELDLHGRFETVVCCTSDLGWKPDPEPVRLAIEEMGVAGDEGVLVGDGPHDVGAAWNAGLDGIHLERHGHERRGRCVRGDHRISRFPV
- a CDS encoding MBL fold metallo-hydrolase, coding for MVHSDWDDWLVREIDTADPDGVAIWYLGCNGFALTDGATTLFIDPYLGTGDPPRTVRMIPVPFAPSDVRAADAILATHEHTDHVHGPSQAPILEATDATFYGPADSIAVAREEEAWTDEWDVAADQLAELAVEDTVELGEFTVTVETAHDPDATQPVSYVVDHPAGTFFHGGDTKPDASLEAVGERHDIDLGALAFGSTGLLPDKHTGELAEKRWYCDENEIVEAAGQLRIDRLVPTHWDMWKGLTADPTALSHHARSYDDPADLEIVEIGDRIEL